A genomic window from Gambusia affinis linkage group LG16, SWU_Gaff_1.0, whole genome shotgun sequence includes:
- the dglucy gene encoding D-glutamate cyclase, mitochondrial isoform X2 — MFRSSTELSPEPGKHGGGSIMLWEDRWRRDMLSAMRTGCRRTWRGLRRHSSSSQGYQQANVVVLPRRMADDFEDFCHSNPAPLPLLYRSQSGETSCEPLAKHADIRTDVSEFCVYQDGRLVKTVSSLQSYSDPARTGSPLADMVTFYLGCSFGFEGRLEEAGVPVRNVEQGRNVSMFRTAVHCVPKGEFRCPLVVTMRPVPAGLLDAVVEVTHQNPRAHGAPVHIGDPALLGILDLTRPDYGDPVELQPGDVPVFWACGVTSIEAILSSKPPLAFSHSPGCMFLTDVPDTPSAGTDPQLAPLCFLVTHNPLLYSLVSKATAEKIRQLERIIGDDPGQRGIAALFVQDELLRCCLALSHSSSVAIVTGFPTHHQHSPPDETDGPPGAIAMATMLLSLGKQVTLLTDRRAADMNRALVDEAVRTGVLKAAIPLVTFEDRGPDSAMHFLCHHGDPTKPRFDHLVAIERSGRAQDGNYYNMRGQNIKHLVDPIDDLFLAAQNIPGVMTTGIGDGGNELGMGKVKEKVKQLMPKGDLVACDVAADCAVTAGVSNWAGYAVACGLYLLLTCPAHQRYLRRGLGLQPVTSDPQLQDWRRNLPSVQKEELFLETLVRFGIRSGKTGNLAMEVDGLTFHPTHSQMINRLLEVTLGSLGQNRPVGHD, encoded by the exons ATGTTCAGGTCGTCCACCGAACTGAGTCCAGAACCAgggaaacatggtggtggcagcatcatgctgtgggaggACAGATGGAG GCGAGACATGCTGTCTGCCATGAGGACAGGCTGCCGGCGGACCTGGAGGGGTCTCAGGAGACACTCGTCCTCGTCTCAAG GTTACCAGCAGGCCAACGTTGTGGTCCTGCCGCGCCGCATGGCCGACGACTTCGAGGACTTCTGTCACAGTAACCCCGCCCCCCTTCCTCTGCTGTaccgcagccaatcaggagagaCTTCCTGTGAGCCTCTGGCTAAACATGCTGACATCAG GACGGACGTCTCCGAGTTCTGCGTCTATCAGGACGGCCGTCTGGTTAAGACCGTCTCCAGCTTGCAGAGCTACAGCGATCCAGCCAG AACCGGGTCGCCGCTGGCAGACATGGTGACCTTCTACCTGGGCTGCAGTTTTGGCTTCGAGGGCCGACTGGAGGAGGCCGGGGTTCCGGTCCGGAACGTGGAGCAGGGCCGGAACGTCAGCATGTTCCGG ACCGCGGTGCACTGCGTTCCCAAAGGGGAGTTCcgctgccccctggtggtcacCATGCGCCCGGTTCCGGCCGGGCTGCTGGACGCAGTGGTGGAGGTGACCCATCAGAACCCACGGGCCCATGGCGCTCCGGTTCACATCGGAGACCCAG ctctgctgggCATTCTGGACCTGACCCGACCGGACTATGGCGACCCGGTGGAGCTCCAACCCGGTGACGTTCCCGTCTTCTGGGCCTGCGGAGTGACGTCTATAGAAGCCATCCTCAGCAGCA AACCGCCTCTGGCTTTCAGCCACTCTCCGGGCTGCATGTTCCTGACCGACGTCCCGGACACTCCGTCAGCCGGCACCGACCCTCAGCTGGCCCCGCTCTGCTTCCTGGTTACCCACAATCCCCTGCTCTACAGCCTGGTCTCCAAGGCGACAGCCGAGAAGATCCGGCAGCTGGAGCGGATCATCGGGGACGACCCGG GCCAGCGGGGAATCGCCGCTCTGTTTGTCCAGGATGAACTCCTCCGCTGCTGCCTGGCGCTGTCCCACTCCTCCTCTGTTGCCATAGTAACCGGTTTCCCCACACACCATCAGCACAG TCCTCCGGATGAGACGGACGGTCCGCCTGGAGCtatcgccatggcaaccatgTTGCTGTCTCTAGGGAAACAGGTGACGCTGCTGACGGACCGCAGGGCGGCGGACATGAACCGAGCTCTGGTGGACGAAGCGGTGAGGACAG GAGTCCTCAAAGCTGCCATCCCATTGGTCACCTTTGAGGATCGCGGCCCTGACTCTGCAATGCACTTCCTGTGTCACCATGGAGACCCCACCAAGCCCAG GTTTGACCACTTGGTGGCGATAGAGCGCAGCGGCCGCGCTCAGGACGGCAACTATTACAACATGAGAGGACAAAACAtcaaacacctggtggatcCCATAGACGACCTGTTCCTCGCCGCTCAGAACATTCCCGGAGTTATGACCACAG GGATTGGAGACGGAGGCAACGAGTTGGGGATGGGCAAGGTgaaggagaaggtgaagcagcTGATGCCCAAAGGAGACCTGGTGGCCTGCGACGTGGCGGCCGACTGCGCCGTGACTGCAG GAGTCTCTAACTGGGCCGGCTACGCCGTGGCCTGTGGCCTCTACCTGCTCCTCACCTGTCCTGCTCACCAGCGCTACCTGAGGAGAGGACTGGGACTGCAGccggtgacctctgacccacaGCTGCAGGACTGGAGGAGGAACCTGCCGTCGGTCCAGAAG GAGGAGCTGTTCCTGGAAACGCTGGTGCGTTTCGGAATACGAAGTGGGAAAACTGGGAATCTGGCCATGGAGGTGGATGGCTTGACCTTTCACCCCACACACTCCCAGATGATCAACCGGCTCCTAGAGGTCACTCTAGGCTCCCTGGGTCAGAACCGACCTGTCGGCCATGATTAG
- the LOC122845726 gene encoding ovarian cancer G-protein coupled receptor 1 isoform X3 — protein sequence MSEESVINCTISHEVHQYVFSCVYILVLLVGVPSNLYSLYHAAVQLRQRNELGVYLLNLTVSDLLYLASLPLWLQYIFRNDDWQHREWLCQLCGFLLYENIYISIGFLCCISMDRYLAVVHPLRFTSLRSMTAAWIASATIWLKEVAVGVVFFHHKELSRDQTNQSVCFEHYPMMPWEYPINYYRFSVGFLFPLAILSVSYLSVLRAVGRSAGTQPDQKTRIRQLVSSTILIFLVCFSPYHVFLLLRTLFERDCSFITGIFNYYHVSLLLTSLNCVADPALYCFVSESARRGLHRAVVRPVARVVCCCRRRGNASPVGPAGDSHEVATDGNGGRSVKLLNHSYTPLDAKTGSGNETSDPLTVPDKSWADDSGDMGGRTGDRRCS from the exons ATGTCTGAAGAGAGCGTGATCAACTGCACCATCAGCCATGAAGTCCACCAGTACGTCTTCTCCTGCGTCTACATCCTGGTGCTCCTG GTGGGTGTTCCCTCCAACCTGTACTCCCTTTATCACGCTGCGGTCCAGCTGAGGCAGAGGAATGAGCTGGGGGTCTACCTGCTCAACCTGACCGTGTCCGACCTGCTCTACCTGGCGTCTCTGCCCCTCTGGCTGCAGTACATCTTTCGG AATGACGACTGGCAGCACAGAGAGTGGTTGTGTCAGCTTTGTGGTTTCCTGCTCTATGAAAACATCTATATCAGCATCGGCTTCCTGTGCTGCATCAGCATGGACCGCTACCTTGCTGTGGTCCATCCTCTCAG GTTTACCTCTCTCCGCTCTATGACTGCAGCATGGATCGCCAGCGCCACCATCTGGCTTAAAGAGGTAGCAGTGGGTGTGGTTTTCTTTCACCATAAAGAGTTGAGCAGAGACCAGACCAACCAGTCGGTGTGCTTCGAACATTACCCCATGATGCCGTGGGAATACCCCATCAACTACTACCGCTTCAGCGTCGGCTTCCTGTTCCCGCTGGCCATCCTGTCC GTGAGCTACCTGAGCGTTCTTCGCGCGGTTGGCCGCAGCGCGGGAACCCAACCGGACCAGAAGACCCGGATCCGGCAGTTGGTCAGCAGCACCATCCTTATCTTCCTGGTCTGCTTCTCTCCGTATCACGTCTTCCTGCTGCTGCGGACGCTGTTCGAGCGTGACTGCAGCTTCATCACAG GAATCTTTAACTATTACCACGTGTCGCTGCTGCTCACCAGCCTGAACTGCGTCGCCGACCCGGCGCTCTACTGCTTCGTCAGCGAGAGCGCCCGCCGCGGGCTGCACCGCGCCGTCGTCAGGCCAGTCGCCAGGGTCGTGTGCTGCTGCCGTCGCCGAGGCAATGCGAGCCCTGTCGGCCCAGCTGGCGACTCCCACGAGGTGGCGACGGACGGGAACGGCGGGCGGAGTGTGAAGCTGCTGAACCACAGCTACACGCCTCTGGACGCCAAGACAGGCAGCGGAAATGAAACCTCTGACCCTTTGACTGTCCCAGACAAGTCCTGGGCAGACGACAGTGGGGACATGGGAGGAAGGACCGGGGACAGGAGGTGCAGCTGA
- the LOC122845726 gene encoding ovarian cancer G-protein coupled receptor 1 isoform X2: MDSPETRTSCTSSSCSSRAVLFWLGRVGESAMSEESVINCTISHEVHQYVFSCVYILVLLVGVPSNLYSLYHAAVQLRQRNELGVYLLNLTVSDLLYLASLPLWLQYIFRNDDWQHREWLCQLCGFLLYENIYISIGFLCCISMDRYLAVVHPLRFTSLRSMTAAWIASATIWLKEVAVGVVFFHHKELSRDQTNQSVCFEHYPMMPWEYPINYYRFSVGFLFPLAILSVSYLSVLRAVGRSAGTQPDQKTRIRQLVSSTILIFLVCFSPYHVFLLLRTLFERDCSFITGIFNYYHVSLLLTSLNCVADPALYCFVSESARRGLHRAVVRPVARVVCCCRRRGNASPVGPAGDSHEVATDGNGGRSVKLLNHSYTPLDAKTGSGNETSDPLTVPDKSWADDSGDMGGRTGDRRCS; the protein is encoded by the exons ATGGATTCTCCAG AGACCAGGACCAGCTGCACTTCTtcgtcctgcagcagcagagcggTTCTGTTCTGGCTGGGACGTGTGGGTGAGTCGGCCATGTCTGAAGAGAGCGTGATCAACTGCACCATCAGCCATGAAGTCCACCAGTACGTCTTCTCCTGCGTCTACATCCTGGTGCTCCTG GTGGGTGTTCCCTCCAACCTGTACTCCCTTTATCACGCTGCGGTCCAGCTGAGGCAGAGGAATGAGCTGGGGGTCTACCTGCTCAACCTGACCGTGTCCGACCTGCTCTACCTGGCGTCTCTGCCCCTCTGGCTGCAGTACATCTTTCGG AATGACGACTGGCAGCACAGAGAGTGGTTGTGTCAGCTTTGTGGTTTCCTGCTCTATGAAAACATCTATATCAGCATCGGCTTCCTGTGCTGCATCAGCATGGACCGCTACCTTGCTGTGGTCCATCCTCTCAG GTTTACCTCTCTCCGCTCTATGACTGCAGCATGGATCGCCAGCGCCACCATCTGGCTTAAAGAGGTAGCAGTGGGTGTGGTTTTCTTTCACCATAAAGAGTTGAGCAGAGACCAGACCAACCAGTCGGTGTGCTTCGAACATTACCCCATGATGCCGTGGGAATACCCCATCAACTACTACCGCTTCAGCGTCGGCTTCCTGTTCCCGCTGGCCATCCTGTCC GTGAGCTACCTGAGCGTTCTTCGCGCGGTTGGCCGCAGCGCGGGAACCCAACCGGACCAGAAGACCCGGATCCGGCAGTTGGTCAGCAGCACCATCCTTATCTTCCTGGTCTGCTTCTCTCCGTATCACGTCTTCCTGCTGCTGCGGACGCTGTTCGAGCGTGACTGCAGCTTCATCACAG GAATCTTTAACTATTACCACGTGTCGCTGCTGCTCACCAGCCTGAACTGCGTCGCCGACCCGGCGCTCTACTGCTTCGTCAGCGAGAGCGCCCGCCGCGGGCTGCACCGCGCCGTCGTCAGGCCAGTCGCCAGGGTCGTGTGCTGCTGCCGTCGCCGAGGCAATGCGAGCCCTGTCGGCCCAGCTGGCGACTCCCACGAGGTGGCGACGGACGGGAACGGCGGGCGGAGTGTGAAGCTGCTGAACCACAGCTACACGCCTCTGGACGCCAAGACAGGCAGCGGAAATGAAACCTCTGACCCTTTGACTGTCCCAGACAAGTCCTGGGCAGACGACAGTGGGGACATGGGAGGAAGGACCGGGGACAGGAGGTGCAGCTGA
- the LOC122845726 gene encoding ovarian cancer G-protein coupled receptor 1 isoform X1, with amino-acid sequence MTQQARWAPYGTDEGNNIETRTSCTSSSCSSRAVLFWLGRVGESAMSEESVINCTISHEVHQYVFSCVYILVLLVGVPSNLYSLYHAAVQLRQRNELGVYLLNLTVSDLLYLASLPLWLQYIFRNDDWQHREWLCQLCGFLLYENIYISIGFLCCISMDRYLAVVHPLRFTSLRSMTAAWIASATIWLKEVAVGVVFFHHKELSRDQTNQSVCFEHYPMMPWEYPINYYRFSVGFLFPLAILSVSYLSVLRAVGRSAGTQPDQKTRIRQLVSSTILIFLVCFSPYHVFLLLRTLFERDCSFITGIFNYYHVSLLLTSLNCVADPALYCFVSESARRGLHRAVVRPVARVVCCCRRRGNASPVGPAGDSHEVATDGNGGRSVKLLNHSYTPLDAKTGSGNETSDPLTVPDKSWADDSGDMGGRTGDRRCS; translated from the exons ATGACCCAGCAGGCCAGGTGGGCCCCATATGGGACCGACGAGGGCAACAATATAG AGACCAGGACCAGCTGCACTTCTtcgtcctgcagcagcagagcggTTCTGTTCTGGCTGGGACGTGTGGGTGAGTCGGCCATGTCTGAAGAGAGCGTGATCAACTGCACCATCAGCCATGAAGTCCACCAGTACGTCTTCTCCTGCGTCTACATCCTGGTGCTCCTG GTGGGTGTTCCCTCCAACCTGTACTCCCTTTATCACGCTGCGGTCCAGCTGAGGCAGAGGAATGAGCTGGGGGTCTACCTGCTCAACCTGACCGTGTCCGACCTGCTCTACCTGGCGTCTCTGCCCCTCTGGCTGCAGTACATCTTTCGG AATGACGACTGGCAGCACAGAGAGTGGTTGTGTCAGCTTTGTGGTTTCCTGCTCTATGAAAACATCTATATCAGCATCGGCTTCCTGTGCTGCATCAGCATGGACCGCTACCTTGCTGTGGTCCATCCTCTCAG GTTTACCTCTCTCCGCTCTATGACTGCAGCATGGATCGCCAGCGCCACCATCTGGCTTAAAGAGGTAGCAGTGGGTGTGGTTTTCTTTCACCATAAAGAGTTGAGCAGAGACCAGACCAACCAGTCGGTGTGCTTCGAACATTACCCCATGATGCCGTGGGAATACCCCATCAACTACTACCGCTTCAGCGTCGGCTTCCTGTTCCCGCTGGCCATCCTGTCC GTGAGCTACCTGAGCGTTCTTCGCGCGGTTGGCCGCAGCGCGGGAACCCAACCGGACCAGAAGACCCGGATCCGGCAGTTGGTCAGCAGCACCATCCTTATCTTCCTGGTCTGCTTCTCTCCGTATCACGTCTTCCTGCTGCTGCGGACGCTGTTCGAGCGTGACTGCAGCTTCATCACAG GAATCTTTAACTATTACCACGTGTCGCTGCTGCTCACCAGCCTGAACTGCGTCGCCGACCCGGCGCTCTACTGCTTCGTCAGCGAGAGCGCCCGCCGCGGGCTGCACCGCGCCGTCGTCAGGCCAGTCGCCAGGGTCGTGTGCTGCTGCCGTCGCCGAGGCAATGCGAGCCCTGTCGGCCCAGCTGGCGACTCCCACGAGGTGGCGACGGACGGGAACGGCGGGCGGAGTGTGAAGCTGCTGAACCACAGCTACACGCCTCTGGACGCCAAGACAGGCAGCGGAAATGAAACCTCTGACCCTTTGACTGTCCCAGACAAGTCCTGGGCAGACGACAGTGGGGACATGGGAGGAAGGACCGGGGACAGGAGGTGCAGCTGA
- the dglucy gene encoding D-glutamate cyclase, mitochondrial isoform X3, with translation MLSAMRTGCRRTWRGLRRHSSSSQGYQQANVVVLPRRMADDFEDFCHSNPAPLPLLYRSQSGETSCEPLAKHADIRTDVSEFCVYQDGRLVKTVSSLQSYSDPARWVRTGLAHLGFPAANCWFCLSRTGSPLADMVTFYLGCSFGFEGRLEEAGVPVRNVEQGRNVSMFRTAVHCVPKGEFRCPLVVTMRPVPAGLLDAVVEVTHQNPRAHGAPVHIGDPALLGILDLTRPDYGDPVELQPGDVPVFWACGVTSIEAILSSKPPLAFSHSPGCMFLTDVPDTPSAGTDPQLAPLCFLVTHNPLLYSLVSKATAEKIRQLERIIGDDPGQRGIAALFVQDELLRCCLALSHSSSVAIVTGFPTHHQHSPPDETDGPPGAIAMATMLLSLGKQVTLLTDRRAADMNRALVDEAVRTGVLKAAIPLVTFEDRGPDSAMHFLCHHGDPTKPRFDHLVAIERSGRAQDGNYYNMRGQNIKHLVDPIDDLFLAAQNIPGVMTTGIGDGGNELGMGKVKEKVKQLMPKGDLVACDVAADCAVTAGVSNWAGYAVACGLYLLLTCPAHQRYLRRGLGLQPVTSDPQLQDWRRNLPSVQKEELFLETLVRFGIRSGKTGNLAMEVDGLTFHPTHSQMINRLLEVTLGSLGQNRPVGHD, from the exons ATGCTGTCTGCCATGAGGACAGGCTGCCGGCGGACCTGGAGGGGTCTCAGGAGACACTCGTCCTCGTCTCAAG GTTACCAGCAGGCCAACGTTGTGGTCCTGCCGCGCCGCATGGCCGACGACTTCGAGGACTTCTGTCACAGTAACCCCGCCCCCCTTCCTCTGCTGTaccgcagccaatcaggagagaCTTCCTGTGAGCCTCTGGCTAAACATGCTGACATCAG GACGGACGTCTCCGAGTTCTGCGTCTATCAGGACGGCCGTCTGGTTAAGACCGTCTCCAGCTTGCAGAGCTACAGCGATCCAGCCAGGTGGGTCAGAACCGGGCTTGCCCATCTAGGGTTTCCTGCTGCTAACTGCTGGTTCTGTCTGTCTAGAACCGGGTCGCCGCTGGCAGACATGGTGACCTTCTACCTGGGCTGCAGTTTTGGCTTCGAGGGCCGACTGGAGGAGGCCGGGGTTCCGGTCCGGAACGTGGAGCAGGGCCGGAACGTCAGCATGTTCCGG ACCGCGGTGCACTGCGTTCCCAAAGGGGAGTTCcgctgccccctggtggtcacCATGCGCCCGGTTCCGGCCGGGCTGCTGGACGCAGTGGTGGAGGTGACCCATCAGAACCCACGGGCCCATGGCGCTCCGGTTCACATCGGAGACCCAG ctctgctgggCATTCTGGACCTGACCCGACCGGACTATGGCGACCCGGTGGAGCTCCAACCCGGTGACGTTCCCGTCTTCTGGGCCTGCGGAGTGACGTCTATAGAAGCCATCCTCAGCAGCA AACCGCCTCTGGCTTTCAGCCACTCTCCGGGCTGCATGTTCCTGACCGACGTCCCGGACACTCCGTCAGCCGGCACCGACCCTCAGCTGGCCCCGCTCTGCTTCCTGGTTACCCACAATCCCCTGCTCTACAGCCTGGTCTCCAAGGCGACAGCCGAGAAGATCCGGCAGCTGGAGCGGATCATCGGGGACGACCCGG GCCAGCGGGGAATCGCCGCTCTGTTTGTCCAGGATGAACTCCTCCGCTGCTGCCTGGCGCTGTCCCACTCCTCCTCTGTTGCCATAGTAACCGGTTTCCCCACACACCATCAGCACAG TCCTCCGGATGAGACGGACGGTCCGCCTGGAGCtatcgccatggcaaccatgTTGCTGTCTCTAGGGAAACAGGTGACGCTGCTGACGGACCGCAGGGCGGCGGACATGAACCGAGCTCTGGTGGACGAAGCGGTGAGGACAG GAGTCCTCAAAGCTGCCATCCCATTGGTCACCTTTGAGGATCGCGGCCCTGACTCTGCAATGCACTTCCTGTGTCACCATGGAGACCCCACCAAGCCCAG GTTTGACCACTTGGTGGCGATAGAGCGCAGCGGCCGCGCTCAGGACGGCAACTATTACAACATGAGAGGACAAAACAtcaaacacctggtggatcCCATAGACGACCTGTTCCTCGCCGCTCAGAACATTCCCGGAGTTATGACCACAG GGATTGGAGACGGAGGCAACGAGTTGGGGATGGGCAAGGTgaaggagaaggtgaagcagcTGATGCCCAAAGGAGACCTGGTGGCCTGCGACGTGGCGGCCGACTGCGCCGTGACTGCAG GAGTCTCTAACTGGGCCGGCTACGCCGTGGCCTGTGGCCTCTACCTGCTCCTCACCTGTCCTGCTCACCAGCGCTACCTGAGGAGAGGACTGGGACTGCAGccggtgacctctgacccacaGCTGCAGGACTGGAGGAGGAACCTGCCGTCGGTCCAGAAG GAGGAGCTGTTCCTGGAAACGCTGGTGCGTTTCGGAATACGAAGTGGGAAAACTGGGAATCTGGCCATGGAGGTGGATGGCTTGACCTTTCACCCCACACACTCCCAGATGATCAACCGGCTCCTAGAGGTCACTCTAGGCTCCCTGGGTCAGAACCGACCTGTCGGCCATGATTAG
- the dglucy gene encoding D-glutamate cyclase, mitochondrial isoform X1, with amino-acid sequence MFRSSTELSPEPGKHGGGSIMLWEDRWRRDMLSAMRTGCRRTWRGLRRHSSSSQGYQQANVVVLPRRMADDFEDFCHSNPAPLPLLYRSQSGETSCEPLAKHADIRTDVSEFCVYQDGRLVKTVSSLQSYSDPARWVRTGLAHLGFPAANCWFCLSRTGSPLADMVTFYLGCSFGFEGRLEEAGVPVRNVEQGRNVSMFRTAVHCVPKGEFRCPLVVTMRPVPAGLLDAVVEVTHQNPRAHGAPVHIGDPALLGILDLTRPDYGDPVELQPGDVPVFWACGVTSIEAILSSKPPLAFSHSPGCMFLTDVPDTPSAGTDPQLAPLCFLVTHNPLLYSLVSKATAEKIRQLERIIGDDPGQRGIAALFVQDELLRCCLALSHSSSVAIVTGFPTHHQHSPPDETDGPPGAIAMATMLLSLGKQVTLLTDRRAADMNRALVDEAVRTGVLKAAIPLVTFEDRGPDSAMHFLCHHGDPTKPRFDHLVAIERSGRAQDGNYYNMRGQNIKHLVDPIDDLFLAAQNIPGVMTTGIGDGGNELGMGKVKEKVKQLMPKGDLVACDVAADCAVTAGVSNWAGYAVACGLYLLLTCPAHQRYLRRGLGLQPVTSDPQLQDWRRNLPSVQKEELFLETLVRFGIRSGKTGNLAMEVDGLTFHPTHSQMINRLLEVTLGSLGQNRPVGHD; translated from the exons ATGTTCAGGTCGTCCACCGAACTGAGTCCAGAACCAgggaaacatggtggtggcagcatcatgctgtgggaggACAGATGGAG GCGAGACATGCTGTCTGCCATGAGGACAGGCTGCCGGCGGACCTGGAGGGGTCTCAGGAGACACTCGTCCTCGTCTCAAG GTTACCAGCAGGCCAACGTTGTGGTCCTGCCGCGCCGCATGGCCGACGACTTCGAGGACTTCTGTCACAGTAACCCCGCCCCCCTTCCTCTGCTGTaccgcagccaatcaggagagaCTTCCTGTGAGCCTCTGGCTAAACATGCTGACATCAG GACGGACGTCTCCGAGTTCTGCGTCTATCAGGACGGCCGTCTGGTTAAGACCGTCTCCAGCTTGCAGAGCTACAGCGATCCAGCCAGGTGGGTCAGAACCGGGCTTGCCCATCTAGGGTTTCCTGCTGCTAACTGCTGGTTCTGTCTGTCTAGAACCGGGTCGCCGCTGGCAGACATGGTGACCTTCTACCTGGGCTGCAGTTTTGGCTTCGAGGGCCGACTGGAGGAGGCCGGGGTTCCGGTCCGGAACGTGGAGCAGGGCCGGAACGTCAGCATGTTCCGG ACCGCGGTGCACTGCGTTCCCAAAGGGGAGTTCcgctgccccctggtggtcacCATGCGCCCGGTTCCGGCCGGGCTGCTGGACGCAGTGGTGGAGGTGACCCATCAGAACCCACGGGCCCATGGCGCTCCGGTTCACATCGGAGACCCAG ctctgctgggCATTCTGGACCTGACCCGACCGGACTATGGCGACCCGGTGGAGCTCCAACCCGGTGACGTTCCCGTCTTCTGGGCCTGCGGAGTGACGTCTATAGAAGCCATCCTCAGCAGCA AACCGCCTCTGGCTTTCAGCCACTCTCCGGGCTGCATGTTCCTGACCGACGTCCCGGACACTCCGTCAGCCGGCACCGACCCTCAGCTGGCCCCGCTCTGCTTCCTGGTTACCCACAATCCCCTGCTCTACAGCCTGGTCTCCAAGGCGACAGCCGAGAAGATCCGGCAGCTGGAGCGGATCATCGGGGACGACCCGG GCCAGCGGGGAATCGCCGCTCTGTTTGTCCAGGATGAACTCCTCCGCTGCTGCCTGGCGCTGTCCCACTCCTCCTCTGTTGCCATAGTAACCGGTTTCCCCACACACCATCAGCACAG TCCTCCGGATGAGACGGACGGTCCGCCTGGAGCtatcgccatggcaaccatgTTGCTGTCTCTAGGGAAACAGGTGACGCTGCTGACGGACCGCAGGGCGGCGGACATGAACCGAGCTCTGGTGGACGAAGCGGTGAGGACAG GAGTCCTCAAAGCTGCCATCCCATTGGTCACCTTTGAGGATCGCGGCCCTGACTCTGCAATGCACTTCCTGTGTCACCATGGAGACCCCACCAAGCCCAG GTTTGACCACTTGGTGGCGATAGAGCGCAGCGGCCGCGCTCAGGACGGCAACTATTACAACATGAGAGGACAAAACAtcaaacacctggtggatcCCATAGACGACCTGTTCCTCGCCGCTCAGAACATTCCCGGAGTTATGACCACAG GGATTGGAGACGGAGGCAACGAGTTGGGGATGGGCAAGGTgaaggagaaggtgaagcagcTGATGCCCAAAGGAGACCTGGTGGCCTGCGACGTGGCGGCCGACTGCGCCGTGACTGCAG GAGTCTCTAACTGGGCCGGCTACGCCGTGGCCTGTGGCCTCTACCTGCTCCTCACCTGTCCTGCTCACCAGCGCTACCTGAGGAGAGGACTGGGACTGCAGccggtgacctctgacccacaGCTGCAGGACTGGAGGAGGAACCTGCCGTCGGTCCAGAAG GAGGAGCTGTTCCTGGAAACGCTGGTGCGTTTCGGAATACGAAGTGGGAAAACTGGGAATCTGGCCATGGAGGTGGATGGCTTGACCTTTCACCCCACACACTCCCAGATGATCAACCGGCTCCTAGAGGTCACTCTAGGCTCCCTGGGTCAGAACCGACCTGTCGGCCATGATTAG